GGCTCTCTGTGCTCCCTCTGCGCCCTTCCTGGGCTCTGCAAGGGGGCACTCACCTCATGCACACATCCTAGCAGTGGCCTGGCCATGATGTCTTCATCCCTCTAGGAGTGGCCCCGGCGTCCAGCTCGCTGCCAATCTCCCCTGGCCTTCCGCCACTttcagggaggagagaggaagatgaaCAGTCTAACAGCATGCTGTGTGACTTGCAGGCCAAGTTGTTTGGAGGGCAGCCTCTTTCCCCCAAGCCTGGCCACCAGGGCTGGTCACACCTGGGGCATGTGTGCAGTGAGGAGGTATGTGGGCCCTGGGGGCCTGGCAAGGACCCTTCTGCACCTGCTGCCCTCCCATCCTGCCCTGGACCTGAGCCCCTCTCCTTCCAGCCACTGGTGGGTGCTGCAGATGGGTGCCGGGGCGTCTCCTGTGTGAGTCTGGGGGACCCTCTGTCTGGAGGCATCTGCTGGGTGAGTCTGGGGGTACCTCTGGGAGCATCTGCTGGTGAGTCTGGGGGGCCCTCTGTCTGGAGGTGTCTCCTGGGAGAGTGGGGGACCTACTATTCTGAGGAG
This sequence is a window from Canis aureus isolate CA01 chromosome 2, VMU_Caureus_v.1.0, whole genome shotgun sequence. Protein-coding genes within it:
- the LOC144290810 gene encoding uncharacterized protein LOC144290810, whose translation is MLRTGRVINCSGVAPASSSLPISPGLPPLSGRREEDEQSNSMLCDLQAKLFGGQPLSPKPGHQGWSHLGHVCSEEPLVGAADGCRGVSCVSLGDPLSGGICWKATGPETPRVETSAT